The Indicator indicator isolate 239-I01 chromosome 22, UM_Iind_1.1, whole genome shotgun sequence genome includes a window with the following:
- the LOC128974368 gene encoding parvalbumin, thymic CPV3, whose product MSLTDILSPSDIAAALRDCQAPDSFSPKKFFQISGMSKKSSSQIKEIFRILDNDQSGFIEEDELKYFLQRFECGARVLTTSETKTFLAAADHDGDGKIGAEEFQELVQS is encoded by the exons ATGAGCCTTACAGACATTCTAAGCCCTTCTGatattgctgctgctctgcgGGACTGCCAAG ctcCAGATTCCTTTAGTCCCAAAAAATTCTTTCAGATCAGTGGGATGTCTAAAAAGAGTAGCAGCCAGATCAAGGAGATCTTCCGGATTCTCGACAATGATCAGAGTGGCTTTATTGAGGAAGATGAGCTCAA GTATTTCCTTCAGAGGTTTGAGTGTGGAGCCAGAGTGTTAACCACCTCAGAAACCAAGACCTTCCTGGCAGCTGCAGATCATGATGGGGATGGTAAAATTGGGGCTGAAG AATTCCAAGAATTGGTGCAGTCTTAG